In Candidatus Methylomirabilota bacterium, the following proteins share a genomic window:
- a CDS encoding polyphosphate kinase 2 family protein, with the protein MKALIKRSRSFAKPFRITDGEGFRLKDVDPGDTLDFGSEDKPRAKEALVMGIEALAELQDMLYAQDSWAVLLIFQAMDAAGKDGTIKHVMSGVNPQGCQVTSFKSPSAEDLDHDFLWRCMKSLPERGHIGIFNRSYYEETLVVRVHPEFLEKQKIPPELVTKDIWKERYKDIRSFERYLTRNGVVIRKFFLHVSMKEQKKRFLERLENPEKNWKFSPNDLKERAFWDDYMQAYEDMIRHTATKDAPWYVVPADNKWFTRLVVAAAVVGTLGSLDLRYPKVGAEKLKEFAAAKRSLLAGE; encoded by the coding sequence ATGAAGGCACTCATCAAGAGATCCCGAAGCTTCGCGAAGCCCTTCCGGATCACCGACGGCGAGGGCTTCCGCCTGAAGGACGTCGACCCTGGCGACACGCTCGATTTCGGCTCCGAGGACAAGCCGCGCGCCAAGGAAGCGCTCGTCATGGGCATCGAGGCGCTGGCCGAGCTCCAGGACATGCTCTACGCGCAGGATTCCTGGGCGGTGCTGCTCATCTTTCAGGCCATGGACGCGGCCGGGAAGGACGGCACCATCAAGCACGTCATGTCCGGCGTCAACCCGCAGGGCTGCCAGGTCACCTCCTTCAAGTCGCCGTCCGCGGAAGACCTCGACCACGACTTCCTCTGGCGCTGCATGAAGAGCCTGCCCGAGCGCGGGCACATCGGCATCTTCAATCGCAGCTACTACGAGGAGACGCTCGTGGTGCGCGTGCACCCGGAGTTTCTCGAGAAGCAAAAGATTCCGCCAGAGCTCGTCACCAAGGACATCTGGAAGGAGCGCTACAAGGACATTCGAAGTTTCGAGCGGTACCTGACGCGCAACGGTGTCGTCATTCGAAAGTTCTTCCTCCACGTGTCGATGAAAGAGCAGAAGAAGCGCTTCCTCGAGCGCCTCGAGAACCCCGAGAAGAACTGGAAGTTCTCGCCCAACGACCTCAAGGAACGCGCGTTCTGGGACGACTATATGCAGGCCTACGAGGACATGATCCGACACACCGCCACCAAGGACGCGCCCTGGTACGTTGTGCCCGCCGACAACAAGTGGTTTACCCGTCTCGTAGTCGCCGCCGCCGTCGTCGGGACACTGGGCTCGCTCGATCTCAGGTATCCGAAGGTCGGCGCGGAGAAGCTGAAGGAGTTCGCCGCGGCAAAACGATCGCTGCTGGCCGGCGAGTGA
- a CDS encoding adenylate/guanylate cyclase domain-containing protein — protein sequence MAPDLEHERWLWRLRFPTDVERAFQHDYFHKSITFFRIGHLVALLLVVLLFVQGLLQGLSPAVLAGPIFPAIAGLTGLLLFSFHRSFESVWQPAATCAGSALNLYLIYALVSLGARSLPTADPKFNFLYVVLRECFLLVATFVVPRLTFRWMMVAFAAQLAGATVILASTTSAPIARIAQAQGIFALPIAILLLLSGYTLERYRRSDYLANRLLDAERERSESLLLNILPASVAARLKANPEAIADSYGEVTVLFADIVDFTPLSARLAAPELVRLLNQIFSAFDSLADKHGLEKIKTIGDAYMVVGGLPDPHPAHAVAVADMALDMQQEIARFVRGSSEPPRLRIGIDTGSVVAGVIGTRKFAYDLWGDTVNMASRMESHGSPGMIQVTERVFRCLRDRFDFGAPQQLQIKGRGVMTTYQLVGRKPLPAA from the coding sequence ATGGCCCCCGATTTGGAGCATGAGCGCTGGTTGTGGCGGTTGCGGTTTCCAACGGACGTGGAGCGCGCGTTCCAGCATGACTACTTCCACAAATCCATCACGTTCTTCCGAATCGGGCATCTCGTGGCTCTCTTGCTCGTCGTATTGCTCTTCGTCCAGGGTCTCTTGCAGGGTCTTTCGCCCGCAGTGCTCGCCGGCCCCATCTTCCCCGCCATCGCCGGGTTGACCGGCCTTCTCCTTTTTTCATTTCACCGAAGCTTTGAATCCGTGTGGCAGCCGGCCGCGACCTGTGCCGGCTCCGCGCTCAACCTCTACCTCATCTACGCGCTGGTATCCCTGGGCGCTCGATCCCTCCCCACGGCAGATCCGAAGTTCAATTTCTTGTATGTGGTGCTCCGAGAGTGCTTCCTCCTGGTGGCCACGTTCGTGGTTCCGCGCCTCACGTTCCGGTGGATGATGGTGGCGTTCGCCGCGCAGCTTGCGGGCGCCACCGTCATCCTGGCGTCCACGACATCCGCGCCCATTGCACGCATCGCCCAGGCTCAGGGAATATTCGCGCTTCCGATTGCGATCCTCCTCCTCCTGAGCGGCTACACCCTGGAAAGGTACCGGCGCAGCGACTATCTCGCCAATCGCTTGCTGGACGCGGAGCGTGAGAGATCAGAGAGTCTCCTCCTCAACATTCTGCCGGCGTCGGTGGCGGCGCGGCTGAAGGCGAACCCGGAAGCGATCGCGGACAGCTACGGCGAAGTCACCGTGCTGTTCGCGGACATCGTCGACTTCACGCCTCTCTCCGCCCGCCTTGCCGCGCCGGAGCTTGTCCGGTTACTGAACCAGATCTTCTCGGCCTTCGATTCGCTGGCCGACAAGCACGGGCTGGAGAAGATCAAGACCATCGGCGATGCCTACATGGTGGTCGGCGGCCTGCCCGACCCGCATCCCGCCCACGCCGTGGCGGTCGCCGACATGGCGCTCGACATGCAGCAGGAGATCGCGCGATTCGTCCGGGGATCGAGCGAGCCGCCCCGGCTCCGCATTGGAATCGACACCGGCTCGGTGGTCGCCGGCGTGATCGGAACGAGGAAGTTCGCCTATGACCTCTGGGGCGATACGGTCAACATGGCCAGCCGGATGGAATCGCACGGCAGCCCAGGGATGATCCAGGTGACTGAACGGGTCTTTCGATGCCTTCGTGACCGTTTCGACTTCGGGGCTCCACAACAGCTACAGATCAAGGGTCGCGGCGTGATGACCACCTACCAGCTCGTCGGACGCAAGCCACTGCCAGCAGCATGA